From the genome of Malus sylvestris chromosome 6, drMalSylv7.2, whole genome shotgun sequence, one region includes:
- the LOC126626368 gene encoding protein PIN-LIKES 3-like isoform X1 codes for MELLQLFVTASIPVLKVLLITALGSYLALDRVDILGEVTRKNLNTVVFYVFSPALVGSNLAKTITYESMVKMWFMPVNILITFIIGSVLGWILIQLTRPPAHLRGLVLGCCAAGNLGNLLLIIVPAVCKEKGSPFGAPDVCHTYAMAYASLSMAIGAVYLWSYVYNIVRISSTRGTQDSNQSAERSPTSDQVSCTEPLLSSKEYVIVEENGDQYSLPYTAVPEEKPKVMTSGKLKQRIVMVFEKINLKTIFAPSTIGAIVGFAIGVIPQIRKLQIGDGAPLRVIQDTAYLLGDGAIPALTLIIGGNLLKGLRGSGIQKSLVVGIIVVRYVALPLIGILVIKGALKFGLVHSDPLYLFVLLLQFSLPPAMNIGTMTQLFGAGENECSVIMLCTYAFASLSLTFWSAAFMWIVTRL; via the exons ATGGAACTTCTGCAGCTGTTCGTGACGGCCTCAATTCCGGtgttgaaagtgcttttgataACAGCACTTGGCTCTTATCTTGCTCTTGATCGTGTCGATATTTTGGGGGAAGTTACTAGAAAGAACTTAAACACT GTTGTATTTTATGTGTTCAGTCCTGCTCTCGTGGGTTCCAACCTTGCGAAGACAATTACATATGAAAGCATGGTTAAAAT GTGGTTCATGCCAGTGAATATCCTCATCACGTTTATAATTGGTTCCGTGCTCGGATGGATTCTCATCCAATTAACAAGGCCTCCTGCCCATCTGCGAGGCCTTGTCTTGGGTTGCTGTGCTGCAG GAAATTTGGGTAACTTGCTCCTCATTATAGTCCCAGCAGTTTGTAAAGAAAAAGGGAGCCCGTTTGGAGCTCCTGATGTCTGTCACACATATGCTATGGCTTATGCTTCGCTCTCAATGGCG ATAGGAGCCGTGTATTTGTGGTCCTATGTATATAATATTGTGCGGATATCTTCAACAAGGGGCACCCAAGATTCTAATCAGTCCGCCGAGAGGTCCCCTACATCCGACCAAGTAAGTTGCACTGAGCCGCTGCTTTCTTCAAAGGAATATGTCATAGTTGAGGAAAATGGGGATCAATATTCACTGCCATACACTGCTGTGCCTGAAGAAAAACCAAAG GTGATGACTTCAGGTAAACTAAAGCAACGTATAGTGATGGTGTTTGAAAAGATCAATCTGAAAACAATATTTGCCCCTTCAACTATTGGAGCG ATTGTTGGTTTTGCAATCGGAGTCATTCCTCAGATTCGAAAATTACAGATAGGAGATGGTGCTCCTCTACGGGTGATTCAAGATACTGCTTATTTGTTGGG GGACGGAGCCATCCCAGCTCTCACTTTGATAATAGGAGGAAACCTACTTAAGG GTTTGAGAGGGTCAGGGATTCAGAAATCTCTTGTCGTTGGCATCATAGTTGTTCGTTATGTTGCCCTGCCTCTTATAGGCATATTGGTTATTAAAGGGGCACTGAAATTTGGGTTGGTGCACTCTGATCCATTATATCTGTTTGTTCTTCTGCTTCAATTTTCACTCCCACCTGCGATGAACATAG GAACAATGACGCAATTATTCGGAGCAGGAGAGAATGAATGTTCAGTTATCATGCTGTGTACTTATGCTTTCGCGTCACTGTCACTTACATTCTGGTCCGCAGCCTTCATGTGGATTGTGACACGACtgtga
- the LOC126626366 gene encoding uncharacterized protein LOC126626366: MQQLTWFKDARRTFGEPTSVDARTNMSPTEWWIMYGTDAPTVRKLAIKVLSQTASSSACERNWSTFALIHTKQRNKLAHSSLEKLVYCYYNMKLQIRDNEAEIDHVDRGDPLDVFDIVGEDDDTEGNQLFQWIRPLHLDDDEGNPAPRVAEEARNEGINVERVLEEEVRSSSTDSLEELLRPRPRNTGIPPSSNPTQPQHRADTNDSSSTRSGDSPTTGGGNDEGHSGAGGSGGGYGNYYGPPPPVYMSPFTGEANFMHATQDDGHGSRRAGPGIGAIGKYYTRRERGKGILSSQEDDSLSRTSDSIGLGSSNYGYTHNQPFPYPSYPIPMLGWNQATHGNNPRLNLQMIFLMDNLNQSRIHMGGMLTITCKTILGIYHLITTLHNTLILHVEMMKIVKILNLIETLCGTKV; this comes from the exons atgcagcag ctaacatggtttaaagatgcaagaagaacttttggagaaccaacatcagttgatgctcgaacaaatatgtctccta ctgaatggtggatcatgtatgggaccgatgcaccaactgtgagaaagttagcaatcaaagtattatcacaaacagcttcctcatctgcttgtgaaagaaattggagcacatttgcactcatacacacaaagcaaagaaataagttggctcatagtagcttggaaaaattagtttattgctactacaacatgaagcttcaaattcgagataatgaagcagaaatagatcatgtcgaccgtggggacccactagatgtgtttgatattgttggtgaagatgatgatacagagggtaaccaactttttcaatggattagacctcttcatttagatgatgatgaaggcaacccagctcccagagttgctgaagaagcacgtaatgaagggataaatgtagaaagagtattagaggaggaggtgagATCTAGCAGCactgactctttggaagaacttttgcgcccaagaccaagaaacactggaattccaccttcttccaatcctacacaaccacaacatcgtgctgatactaatgatagctctagtacaagatcaggagactcacctaccaccggaggtgggaatgatgaaggacatagtggagctggaggtagtggtggtggatatggaaactattatggaccaccacctcccgtatatatgagccccttcactggtgaggcaaacttcatgcatgcaacacaggatgatggccatggcagtaggcgggcaggaccaggaattggtgccatagggaagtactatactcgcagagaaagaggcaaggggattttgtcaagtcaagaagatgactcgttatctagaacttcagactctattggattgggaagtagtaactatggttatactcataaccaaccatttccctacccttcatatcccattcccatgttgggatggaatcaagcgactcatggaaacaatcccagactcaatcttcaaatgatttttcttatggacaacctcaaccaatctcggatccatatgggtggcatgttaacaattacatgcaaaaccattttggggatttatcatttgataactactcttcacaatacactcattctacacgtagagatgatgaagatagtgaaaattttgaacctcatagaaactctatgtggtactaaagtgtaa
- the LOC126626368 gene encoding protein PIN-LIKES 3-like isoform X2, with protein sequence MELLQLFVTASIPVLKVLLITALGSYLALDRVDILGEVTRKNVNTVVFYVFNPALVGSNLARTITYQSMAKLWFMPVNILITFIIGSVLGWILIQLTRPPAHLRGLVLGCCAAGNLGNLLLIIVPAVCKEKGSPFGAPDVCHTYAMAYASLSMAIGAVYLWSYVYNIVRISSTRGIQDSNQSAEKSFTSDQASCTEPLLSSKECVTVGENQDQYALPYTAVPEEAAKATTSSKLKKHIVMVFKKINLKAIFAPSTTGAVVGFAIGVIPQIRNLLIGDGAPLRVIQDTAYLLGNGAIPALTLIIGGNLLKGLRGSGIQKSLVVGIIVVRYVALPLIGILVIKGALKFGLVHYDPLYLFVLLLQFSLPPAMNIGTMTQLFGAGENECSVIMLWTYAFASLSLTFWSAAFMWLVTRL encoded by the exons ATGGAGCTTCTGCAGCTGTTTGTGACGGCCTCAATTCCAGtgttgaaagtgcttttgataACAGCACTTGGCTCATACCTTGCTCTTGATCGTGTCGATATTTTGGGGGAGGTTACTAGAAAGAACGTAAACACT GTTGTATTTTATGTGTTCAATCCTGCTCTCGTGGGTTCCAACCTTGCGCGGACAATTACATATCAAAGCATGGCTAAATT GTGGTTCATGCCAGTGAATATCCTCATCACATTTATAATTGGTTCCGTGCTCGGATGGATTCTCATCCAATTAACAAGGCCTCCTGCCCATCTGCGAGGCCTTGTCTTGGGTTGCTGTGCTGCAG GAAATTTGGGTAACTTGCTCCTCATTATAGTCCCAGCAGTTTGTAAAGAAAAAGGAAGCCCGTTTGGAGCTCCTGATGTCTGTCACACATATGCTATGGCTTATGCTTCGCTCTCAATGGCG ATAGGAGCCGTTTATTTGTGGTCCTATGTATATAATATTGTGAGGATATCTTCAACAAGGGGCATCCAAGATTCTAATCAGTCCGCCGAGAAGTCCTTCACATCCGACCAAGCAAGTTGCACTGAGCCTCTGCTTTCTTCAAAGGAATGTGTCACAGTTGGTGAAAATCAGGATCAATATGCACTGCCATACACTGCTGTGCCAGAAGAAGCAGCAAAG GCGACGACTTCAAGTAAACTAAAGAAACATATAGTGATGGTGTTTAAAAAGATCAATCTGAAAGCAATATTTGCCCCTTCAACTACTGGAGCG GTGGTTGGTTTTGCAATCGGAGTCATCCCTCAGATTAGAAATTTACTGATAGGTGATGGTGCTCCTCTACGGGTGATTCAAGATACTGCTTATTTGTTGGG GAACGGAGCCATCCCAGCTCTCACTTTGATAATAGGAGGAAACCTACTTAAAG GTTTGAGAGGGTCAGGGATTCAGAAATCTCTTGTCGTTGGCATCATCGTTGTTCGTTATGTTGCCCTGCCTCTTATAGGCATATTGGTTATTAAAGGGGCACTGAAATTTGGGTTGGTGCACTATGATCCATTATATCTGTTTGTTCTTCTGCTTCAGTTTTCACTCCCACCTGCGATGAACATAG GAACAATGACGCAATTATTCGGAGCAGGAGAGAATGAATGTTCAGTTATCATGTTGTGGACTTATGCCTTTGCTTCACTGTCGCTTACATTCTGGTCCGCCGCCTTCATGTGGCTTGTAACACGACtctga
- the LOC126626363 gene encoding DEAD-box ATP-dependent RNA helicase 42: MEEVKHKSRKEGESKRSHRDRDREKERNGERHRDKDKDKRDRDSRRYEREKSSDSDERYDMEKHGDRDSDRKRNRDDERERTRDKKRDKDKERDKDKEKEKRDRTREKEKEREKERQREKEREREKERQREKEKEKEKEREREREREREKEKERERERERREREREIEDKREREREREKDRDRERRVRERERRRDIDADDTDDDGRERDRKRPRKDNNDYKERERERSSSRSKRHRDDGDGSPRKKSDEGDSSEEEQPTREEELEDEQRKLDEEMEKRRRRVQEWQELKRKKEETEREKNGEGDADEPKSGKAWTLEEESDDEEVPSLEKSETGIDVDEEDNHTDRKVGDAMAVVSEDETAAPTLHNGADDAADDEEVDPLDAFMNSMVLPEVEKLTNAVEPSIVDEKNKDKKDGRNNGEQPRRGSNKSMGRIIPGEDSDSDYGDLENDDDPVEDEGDDEFIKRVKKTKAEKLAVVDHSKIDYDPFRKNFYIEVKEMSRMTPEEVGVYRKQLELKIHGKDVPKPIKTWHQTGLTSKILETIKKLNYEKPMPIQAQAVPIIMSGRDCIGIAKTGSGKTLAFVLPMLRHIKDQPPVVAGDGPIGLIMAPTRELVQQIHSDIKKFTKVLGLRCVPVYGGSGVAQQISELKRGAEIVVCTPGRMIDILCTSGGKITNLRRVTYLVVDEADRMFDMGFEPQITRIVQNIRPDRQTVLFSATFPRQVEVLARKVLNRPVEIQVGGRSVVNKDITQLVEVRMENERFLRLLELLGEWYEKGKILIFVESQNKCDALFRDLLRHGYPCLSLHGGKDQTDRESTITDFKSNVCNLLVATSVAARGLDVKELELVINYDSPNHYEDYVHRVGRTGRAGRKGCAITFISGEDARYAPDLVKALELSEQVVPDDLKSLADNFTAKVNQGLEQAHGTGYGGSGFKFNEEEDEVRRAAKKAQAKEYGFEEDKSDSEDEDDGIRKAGGDISQQAALAQIAAIAAASKASTASMQTPASAAQLLPSSGLPVSLPGVLGLALPGTAAVAAGTSLPLVGNDGAARAAAIAAAMNLQHNLAKIQADAMPEHYEAELEINDFPQNARWKVTHKETLGPISEWTGAAITTRGQYFPPGKVTGPGDRKLYLFIEGPTEQSVKRAKTELKRVLEDISNQALSLPGGAQQGRYQVL, from the coding sequence ATGGAAGAGGTCAAACATAAATCTAGGAAGGAGGGGGAATCCAAGAGGAGTCATCGAGATCGGGATCGTGAAAaggagagaaatggagagaggcATAGGGATAAAGATAAAGATAAGAGAGACCGTGATAGTCGGCGCTATGAGAGAGAAAAGAGTTCTGATTCTGACGAGAGGTATGATATGGAGAAGCATGGAGACAGGGATAGTGATAGGAAGCGCAACCGAGATGATGAAAGAGAGAGAACGAGAGACAAAAAGAGGGATAAAGATAAAGAGagggacaaagacaaagaaaaggagaagAGGGATAGGACtagagagaaggaaaaggaaagggaaaaagaaaggcaaagagaaaaagaaagagaaagggaaaaagaaagacaaagagaaaaggagaaagaaaaagaaaaagaacgtgaaagagaaagagaaagagaaagagaaaaagaaaaagaacgagaaagagagagggagagaagggaacgagaaagagagatagaagataagagggagagagagagggagagggaaaaAGATAGAGATCGGGAGAGGAGGGTGCGGGAGAGGGAGAGGCGCAGGGACATTGATGCTGATGATACTGATGATGATGGTAGGGAGCGTGATAGGAAGCGACCTAGGAAAGATAACAATGACTacaaggagagggagagggaaagGAGTAGCAGCAGGTCAAAAAGACATAGGGATGATGGAGATGGGAGCCCCAGAAAGAAGTCTGATGAAGGTGATTCATCTGAGGAAGAACAACCAACCCGTGAGGAGGAGCTGGAGGATGAACAACGGAAATTGGATGAGGAAATGGAAAAGCGGAGAAGGAGAGTTCAGGAGTGGCAAGAgttaaaaagaaagaaggaagaaaccgagagagagaagaatggGGAAGGGGATGCTGATGAACCTAAGTCAGGAAAGGCCTGGACTCTTGAAGAAGAATCTGATGATGAAGAAGTACCTTCCTTAGAGAAATCAGAGACAGGTATAGATGTTGATGAAGAAGACAATCATACTGACAGAAAAGTTGGAGATGCTATGGCGGTAGTTTCTGAAGATGAAACAGCCGCACCCACTTTGCACAATGGGGCCGATGATGCTGCTGATGATGAGGAAGTTGATCCTTTAGATGCTTTTATGAATTCTATGGTATTGCCTGAAGTTGAGAAGCTGACCAATGCAGTGGAACCGTCAATTGTTGATGAAAAGAAcaaggataagaaggatggtcGAAACAATGGTGAACAACCAAGGAGAGGTTCAAATAAATCGATGGGCAGAATAATTCCTGGGGAGGATTCTGACTCAGATTATGGGGACTTGGAGAATGATGATGATCCCGTAGAAGATGAAGGTGATGATGAGTTCATAAAAAGGGTGAAAAAGACAAAAGCTGAGAAGCTCGCTGTAGTTGATCACTCAAAGATAGATTATGATCCATTTCGTAAAAATTTCTATATTGAAGTGAAGGAGATGTCAAGAATGACCCCAGAAGAGGTGGGGGTGTATCGGAAACAATTGGAATTGAAGATCCATGGTAAAGATGTGCCCAAGCCCATCAAGACCTGGCACCAAACTGGACTTACAAGTAAAATCttggaaacaataaaaaagctTAACTATGAAAAGCCAATGCCAATTCAGGCTCAGGCAGTGCCTATAATTATGAGTGGTCGAGACTGCATTGGCATTGCGAAGACTGGGTCAGGCAAAACCCTTGCATTTGTGCTGCCAATGCTGAGGCATATCAAGGACCAGCCACCTGTGGTAGCTGGAGATGGGCCTATTGGGCTTATAATGGCACCAACGAGGGAGCTTGTTCAGCAAATTCACAGTGATATTAAAAAGTTTACAAAGGTACTTGGTCTCAGGTGTGTGCCTGTATACGGAGGTTCTGGTGTTGCCCAACAGATTAGTGAATTGAAGCGGGGGGCCGAAATTGTCGTCTGTACCCCTGGTAGGATGATTGACATACTGTGCACAAGTGGGGGGAAAATAACAAATCTGCGTAGAGTTACTTATTTGGTTGTGGATGAAGCTGATCGAATGTTTGACATGGGCTTTGAACCGCAAATCACCCGAATTGTACAAAATATCCGGCCTGATCGTCAAACTGTTTTGTTTTCTGCCACCTTCCCTCGCCAGGTTGAAGTCTTGGCACGCAAAGTCTTAAACAGACCTGTGGAAATACAAGTTGGTGGAAGGAGTGTTGTGAATAAGGACATAACACAATTAGTTGAAGTGAGGATGGAAAATGAAAGGTTCTTGAGATTGTTAGAGCTGCTTGGGGAATGGTATGAGAAAGGaaaaattttgatatttgttgAGTCACAGAACAAATGCGATGCTTTGTTCAGGGATCTGCTTAGGCATGGTTATCCTTGTCTCTCACTTCATGGGGGCAAAGATCAGACAGATCGTGAGTCCACCATAACTGACTTTAAGAGCAATGTTTGTAATTTGTTGGTTGCAACAAGCGTTGCTGCCAGAGGGTTAGATGTGAAGGAGCTTGAACTGGTAATCAATTATGACAGTCCAAATCACTATGAAGACTATGTTCACCGGGTTGGCCGAACAGGGCGAGCTGGCCGGAAAGGTTGTGCTATAACTTTTATCTCTGGGGAAGATGCTAGATATGCTCCGGATCTTGTCAAAGCATTGGAACTCTCTGAGCAAGTTGTTCCAGATGACCTGAAGTCTCTCGCTGATAATTTCACGGCAAAAGTAAATCAGGGACTTGAGCAAGCTCATGGGACTGGTTATGGGGGAAGTGGTTTCAAATTTaatgaagaggaagatgaagTGAGGAGAGCAGCAAAGAAAGCACAAGCCAAGGAATATGGTTTTGAGGAGGACAAGTCAGATtcagaagatgaagatgatggtATTCGAAAGGCAGGGGGTGACATCTCACAGCAGGCTGCCCTTGCTCAGATAGCTGCCATTGCTGCTGCCTCCAAAGCTAGTACGGCTTCAATGCAGACCCCTGCCTCTGCTGCCCAACTACTTCCAAGCAGTGGACTGCCTGTTTCTCTTCCAGGTGTCCTTGGTCTAGCGTTGCCAGGAACAGCAGCAGTTGCTGCTGGGACTAGTCTGCCTCTCGTGGGCAATGATGGGGCTGCTCGGGCAGCAGCTATTGCAGCTGCAATGAACTTACAGCATAACTTGGCAAAGATTCAAGCTGATGCAATGCCTGAACACTATGAAGCAGAATTGGAGATAAATGATTTTCCCCAGAATGCTCGATGGAAGGTTACCCACAAGGAAACTTTGGGCCCTATATCAGAGTGGACTGGGGCTGCCATTACTACCAGGGGTCAGTATTTCCCACCAGGCAAGGTTACAGGACCAGGGGATCGCAAGCTCTACCTGTTTATCGAGGGCCCTACTGAACAATCTGTCAAGAGAGCTAAGACAGAATTAAAACGTGTTTTGGAAGACATCTCAAATCAGGCATTATCGCTTCCTGGTGGAGCTCAGCAAGGCAGATATCAAGTTTTATAA